GCGGCATGGGCCTGTACATCGTCCGGAGCATCGTGCAGGGCTGGGGCGGGCAGGCGTGGGCCGAGCGGCGCGGCGACGCGAACGCCTTCTGCTTCACGCTGCCCGGTGTGGGAGGCCTGGGCCTGTAACGTCGCCCCGTTCCGACCTCCCTGCCCCTGCCCGGTCGCCGCGCGGGGCCGTTTCCCGCCTGCGGCGTGCCCGCCGCCGGCCTCGACACTGACCACCCACACTGACCACCCTCTGACACGCTGCCCCCTGCGGGGTGGTACGTTCATGAACAGGAGTTCCCATGCGTGAAGCCCTTGAAAACGATCTACGTGCCGTCCTGAACGGCGCCCTGAACATGCTCGGCACGGTCGAGCGGATGCTGCCCGTGGCGGCCGACGTGCTGCTGCGTGAGAACGTGGACCGCCTGCCGGAAGTCAAGGCCCTGGACCTCGAGGTGGACGCGCAGGAGGCGCAGATCGAGGCCGAGTGCCTGCGGATCATCGCGCTGCACCAGCCGGTCGCGCGGGACCTGCGGATGGTCGCGCTGATCCTCAAGAGCCTCAGCGACATCGAGCGCATGGGCGATTACGTGGTGCATGTCGCCGAGGACGGCGCGGAACTCGCGCAGGCCCCGGCACTCAAGCGCTACGTGAACCTCGCGCGGATGCTCGAGCGGCTGGGCGAGATGAGCGAGAACCTGCGCACCGCCATCGCCGACCGCGACGTGACGCGCGCCGAGGCGACTGTGCAGATGGACGACGAGGTCGACGACCTGTACGAGCAGATCCAGCGCGAACTGGTCACGTACATGCTCGAGGATCCCCGCAACATCAGCAAGGCGCTGATGCTGATGCGGGTGGGCCGCAGCCTGGAACGCGTGGGCGACCACATGGAGAACATCGCCGAGCGCGTGCGTTACTGGGTGACCGGACAGCGCGAGGGCTGACGCCGGGCGCAGGTGGGCCGCCCCTTCCGGGAACGGGGGGGCGGTGTTTCATGGAGCGGCCTGCCTGGGGAGCCGCGTGGCGGGAATCCTGGGCCTTATCCTGTGGGGCGTGAATGCGTTGAAGTCCGGGCCGACCGTGCTGGTGATCGTGGGTGGCAGCATGGCGGCGGTGAAGGCCCCGTCGGTGCTGCGGCGGCTGCGCGAGCGGGGAGCGGCGGTGCAGGTGATCGCCACGCGCGCGGCGCTGGCGTTCATCACGGAACTCAGCCTGAGTACGGCGGCAGACGGGCCGGTCGGGACCGATGAGCACTGGTTCGAGGCCCGGCCCGACGCGCTGCACCTGACGCACGCGCGGGCGGACGTGGCGGTGGTGGTGGGTGCGTCGGCGGAGTTGCTGGCGGGCGCGGCGCACGGACACGCGAACGAGCTGGCGCTGGCGACACTGCTGAGCGTGCGTGGGCCGGTGCTGTGGGTGCCCGCCATGAACGAACTGATGTGGATGCACCCGGCGGTGCAGGCGAACGCGGCGACCCTGCGCGGCTGGGGGCACGCGTTCCTGGGGCCGGAGGTCGGGGCCTTCGGGACGCGCGGCGAGGGCAGCGGCGTGGGCCGCATGAGTGAGCCGGGCGACATCGCGGACGCGGCGCTGGCCCTGCTCTCCCCCACCGCCCCGGTGCGGGATCTGGCGGGCGTGCGGGTGGTCGTGTCGGCCGGCCCGACCCGCGAGTACCTGGACCCGGTGCGGTTCATCAGCAACCCGTCGAGCGGGAAGATGGGCTTCGCGGTGGCCGAGGAGGCGCGCGACCGGGGGGCGGACGTGACGCTGGTGACCGGCCCGGTGAACCTGCCGGACCCGGCGGGCATGCGGGTCGTGCGGATCGAGTCGGCGCTGGAACTGCGGGACGCGGTGGTGGAGGCCGCGCGCGCGGCGGGCATCGTGGTGATGACGGCAGCGGTCGCGGACTACCGCGCGGCCACCCAGAGCGGCGAGAAGCAGGCGAAGGTGGCGGGCGACGTGACCGTTCACCTGACACCGAACCCGGACATCCTGGCGCAACTGGGCCAGGAGAAGGGCGACCGGGTGCTGGTGGGCTTTGCCATGGAGACGCACGCGGGCGTGGAACGCGCGGCCCTGAAGGCGCAGCGCAAGAACGCGGATTTCATCCTGCTGAACTACCCGACGCGCGAGGGCACGGCGTTCGGCGGGGATGACAATCAGGTGACGCTGGTGCGCCCGGACGGCTCGCATGAGGACTGGCCGCGCGTCAGCAAGCGCGAGGTGGCGCGGCGGCTGCTGGATGAGGCGGCGCGGCGCCTGCCGGGTCGGACGGGCGCACCAGCGACTGCCCCTATCACCCCGCCCATTGAATAATTCACTGAATATGCATACCATGGGAGGAATGCCGGGACCGCTCAGCAAGGAACAGCGTCAGAAACGCATTCAGGACATCATCGCCCGCGAGAGCGTCAGCACCCAGGGAGAACTCGTCGAGCGCCTCCAGGCGGACGGCATTCGCGTCACGCAGGCGACCGTCAGCCGCGACATCAACGAACTGCGCCTCGTGCGCCTCCCGGTCGGCAAGGGCCGCCACCGCTACGCCCTGGCCCAGACGACCGGGCATGTCGGCGCGCAGGAGGAACTCGCCCGCCTCTTCCAGAACTTCGTGCACGACGTGGACCGCGGCGAGAACATGCTGGTCATCCGCACCGCCGAGGGACACGCCAGCGGCGTCGCACTGCTGCTCGACCGGGTCCGCCGCGACGACATCGTCGGCACCATCGCCGGCGAGGACACCATCTTCGTCGTGGCCCGCACCACCGCCGAGGCCGAAATCATCATGGAGGAATTCCACGCCCTGATGCTGGGATAACAGCGGATGATGGTTGAAAGTTGATGGTTGATAGAAGGGGGTGCCCCTCTATCAACCATCGACCGTTCACCATCACCTCCCGGTCACGGGACGTCTTCCTCGTCGAGGACCGGCACGTTGCCCACCGGGAGGTCCACGAAGGCGGTGGTGCCTCGCCCGACCTCGCTTTCCAGCCAGATGCGGCCGCCGTGCGCGTCGACGATGCCGCGCGCGATGCTCAGGCCCAGGCCCGCGCCGCCCTGGTCGCGGCTGCGGCTGTCCTCCAGGCGATAGAAGCGGTCGAACAGGCGTTCGAGCTGTCCCTGCGGGATGCCCGGCCCGTCGTCCTGCACGCTCAGGCGTACGGTGGGGATGCCGGTGGCGGGGCGGTCCACGGGGCGGCTGTCGAGCGTGACGGTCTGCGCGCCGGCCTTCAGGGCGTTGCTGACGAGATTGATGATCACCTGCTTCAGGCGGTCCGGGTCGCCCTCGAAGGTCACGTCCTGCCCGGTGGTGTTCAGGGTGGTGTGCTGCGCCTGCGCCAGCGGCGCGAGTTCGCGGGTGATCTCGGTCAGGAACAGCGGCGCGAAGATCGGTTCGCGCGTCAGGACCAGCGCGCCGCTGTCGCTGCGGGCCAGTTGCAGCAGGCTGGCGATCAGGTTCGTCAGGCGTTCGGATTCGCTCTGGATGATCCGCAGGCTCTCGCGTTGCTGCTCGTTGGGGTTGGTGCGGCGCAGCAGGTACCCGGCGTGCCCGCTGATGGCCGTGACCGGCGTGCGCAGCTCGTGGCTGGCGTCGCTGGTGAAGCGGCGCTGCGCGTCGAAACTGTCCTCCAGGCGGCCCAGCATGGCGTTCAGCGCTGTGGCGAGCGACTCGACCTCGTCGCCGGTCTGCGGGACTGGCACGCGCTCGGTCAGGGTCTGCCCGCCGATGCGTTCGGCGGCCCGCTGCACGCGGCGCAGCGGTTGCAGCGCCTGCCCGGCCAGCACGTACGCACCGCTGCCGGCCGTCAGCAGGCCCACCACGAACAGCAGCAGGATCACGTTCCGCAGTTTCAGGAGGGTGTCCTCCACGGTCGTCAGGGACCGCGCGACGTACACGATGCTCAGGCCGTCGCTGGTGCCCAGCAGGCTGCCGGGCACCTCCTGACCCGGCAGGCCCTGCGACAGCGGCGTCAGGACGACCATCAGGCGCATCATGGTCGGGGCGGGCCGGTAGGGTTCCTGCACCGGGTGGTTCAGGAACAGCTGCCCGCCACTGGAACGGATCAGCGCCGCGAGTTCCGCCTCGGACAGCGCGATGGGCTTCTCGGTGTCGACGCCCAGCGAGCGGCGAGACGCGTCCCGCAGGGCGCGGAGTGTGCCGAACAGCGCCTCGCGGTCCTCGGGGGTGCGGGCGCGTTCCAGCGAGTCCAGCAGCGTCTGCCGGTCGTACACGTCGATCTGTTCGAGCGCCAGACTGGAGTTCGGGAACTGGTAGCGGGCCAGCATCAGGGCGTCCGGCACCTGATCCGGCTCGTTGCGGTTGGCGTCCAGCGGCAACGACAGCTGATCGGACACGCGGGTGCTCTGCACGTAACTGGTGAACTGCGTGTACGTGCCGCGCAGGTCGTTGTCCAGACCGGCGATCAGGCTGCTGCGCATCAGGTACAGCGTGGTCACGCCCACGGTGGTCAGCAGCAGCGCCAGCAGCGCCGTGTAGAACAGCGTGAGTCGCCAGCGGAGCGTCATGCGTCCCTGCTGGGGCGGGTGGGGGCGGGCAGGGCGGGCATGTGCGGCAGTCTACCGGGCCGCCTCATGAGTCACCCTCACCCGGCCATGAGGAACGCGGGGGATGCAGAGCGGCCGCAGACCACGCGCCCCACCGGTCGGGACGGGCTGGTCTGCGGCCGCGGGTGCCTGGGTTACTCCTCGCGCAGCACGTAGCCGACGCCGCGCACGGTGTGAATCAGACGGCGCTCGCCGCCCTCTTCCAGCTTGCGGCGCAGGTAGCCGATGTACACGTCCACGACGTTGCTGCCGCCGGTGTACTCGGGCCAGACCTTCTCCTCGATCTCGAAGCGGGAGAAGACCTTGCCGGGGTTGCGGGCCAGCAGTTCCAGCAGCTCGAACTCCTTGGCGGACAGTTCCACGCGGCGCCCACCCCGGAAGATCTCGCGGCCGTCGAGGTTCATGACCAGATCGGCCACGCGGACCTCGCCGGTCACGGCCGGGTTCACGCGGCGCAGGTGGGCGCGCACGCGGGCCAGCAGTTCCTCAATGGAGAACGGTTTGATCAGGTAGTCGTCGGCGCCGCTGTCCAGGCCCTCGACCTTGTCCTGAATGCCGTCCTTGGCCGTCAGGATGATGATCGGGGTGTTGCTGGTCTTGCGGATGCGCCGGGCGACCTCCAGGCCGTCGAGGACCGGAAGCATCAGGTCGAGGATGACGAGGTCGGGGTTGACTTCACGGAATTTGGAGAGCCCGGTGACGCCGTCGAAGGCGACTTCGGTGGCGTACCCCTCGGCGGCGAGTTCGAGTTCAATGAATCGAGCGATGTCTTTCTCATCCTCGATGACAAGTACCAGGGGCTTACGTTCCATACGGCCAGTCTATGGACCGTTCTCATGAGAAGAGGGCCGGGGTGCTTAATCAGCTTTCATCCGCGGCGCGCGGACCGGGCGCCGGCAGGGGCCGCAGCAGGTGAGCGCGGCAGTTGTCACCGAAGCCCCGCAGGTGCAGCGGCTGGTAGGGCCGGGTCGGCAGTTCCCGGGCGTACCCGAGCACCGAGTCGCACAGCAGCGTCTGGCCGGGCTCGGCGGCCCCGCACAGGCGCGTGGCGTAGTTGACCGGCAGGCCGTAGGCGCTGTTCTGGCCGCCCACGACGCCCATGATCACCTCGCCGCCGGACACACCGGCCCGCAGACGCAGCCGCTGTCCCAGCTGGGCAGCCAGGGTCAGGCGGGCGGCGCGGTCGTGGGCCTCGGCCGCCGCGACGCAGGCGGCGCTGGCCTGCTCCAGCGGCCACCACGCGAGCACGGCGTCCCCCTGATGCTGAAGCACCTGACCGCCGCGCGCCTCGAGGCTCAGGATCATGACCTGCACGAATTCCTGCATGAGTGTCTGGTAATTGCGCAGCGGAAGCGCTGTGGCCATGGCTGTGCTGCCGACCAGGTCGACCATCACCAGGCACGCCAGGGTGCTGTCGTGGGCACCGGGAAGGGGAAGCAGAAGATCAGCCATAACAGTTGCCTTCATCATGCCTGAAGGTGGGGGGACCTGCCAGGGGTGAATCCTGCGACGTCAAACGGTCCTGCGCCCCTCACACACCGAAATCGTAACTGTCATGGTTACACCGGGCGATCAGATGTGAAAAACCGAAAAAACCGCGCCAGGAGGTCAATACCACCTGCGCCTCACACCCACCCGGCCGGGCCGTCCGGTCAGATCAGGAAGCCGTGCAGCGGCGGCAGGGTCCGGAAGGCCAGCCAGTCCCCCGGACGCACTCCGGGTAAAGCCTCGAAGGAGCCCAGGACCAGCGGCATCCGGGCCTGCACGATCACGGCCGCGCCCCGCACGGCCAGCACCTCGCCCTGCCCTTCCACGCCCGACACGCCCAGCACCGTCAGCACCTGCGCCGCCGGTCCCGGCAGAAGGCGCGTGAAGGCCGGGTCCAGCACCCCATGCACCACGACCCGCGCCTCGCCCGGCACCGCCGCGTACGGGCCGGAACGGTCGAACAGGTACAGCACCCGCCCGCCCGAAGCGAACTCCAGCAGCGGACTGCCCTCCCGCTGCGGGTACAGCACGCCGGACGCCGCGAACTCCTCGAAGCGCCCGGCAAACTCCCGTTCGGACGTTTCCAGCGTCAACGCGGCACTCCGGGGCACAGATTCCATATGGCGGCGAGTCTACCGCATCCGCCCCGGCCGGCAGGGTTCCGGGGATTTCCGGCCGGTCAGGTCGGGCCGGGCTCTCCCGCTTCATACGGATTCCGTTTGTTTCGCTGACAATCCGGAACTTCACCGGATTGCCAGCTCCACGTCCGGAACCCGTTTCTCTCCCACTCGCATCCGCTCGGATTGAACGGTCTTTGCAGCCCATTCAATCGGAGTCCGTATCAGACCAGTCGGGGTCCAGCCCGTCCAGGTCCAACCAGTCCAGGTCCGGGCGACCCAGGCCGCCGGGCGGGCACGTCCGGTCCAGAATCGCGTCGGCGCGTTCCAGGGCGAAGGTGCCTTCCACCTCGCGCTGCACGTGAATGAAGGCCAGTCCCAGCAGGCGTTCCAGCACCGCCCAGGCCAGCGTGCCCGGCGGGTGCGTGTCGCGGGCGCGTTGCAGCAGCGTGGCGGTCAGGCGGTCGTCCCCGTCCGCGAAGGCCCGCGCGGCGGCCGGCGGGACCAGCGCCCGCAGGTCCGTCAGGTCAGGGTGCGCCACGTCACGTCCGCGATCACGCCGGCCAGCATGGTCAGCGCCAGCCACATGTTCGCGTCGAAGAACGCCACGTTCACCCGCGCCAGGTCGTCCGGGTTCACGATGCGGTGCTCGAACAGCAGGATGCCGCCCATCACCAGCGCCGCGAGGTAGTACCAGAAGCTCGCGCCGGTCAGGACACCCACCAGCAGCAGCAGCGCGAAGGTCAGGGCGTGACTGGCCGCCGCGATCCGCAGCGCCCGCGCGATCCCGAAACGGGCCGGGATACTCCGGATGCCGTTCGCCACGTCGAAGTCACGGTCCATGGTGGCGTAGATGACGTCCAGGCCGATCATCCAGAAGATCACCACCGCCCACAGCGCCCAGGCGCCCGGCGCGAACTCGCCGGTCACGGCGATCCACCCGCCGGCTGCCGCCGCGCCGTCCGTCACGCCCAGCCACGCGTGACACAGCCACGTGAACCGCTTGGTGTACGGGTAGCCGATCAGGAACACCACCGCCAGCGGCATCAGCGCCAGGCACAGTGGGTTCAGCTGCGCCGCCGCGAACGCCATGACGATCAGGCTGACCACCACCAGCGCCCAGGCCTGCGCCGGACTGACCTTCCCGCTCGGCACCTCGCGGCCCGCCGTGCGGGGGTTGCGGGCGTCGATGAACCGGTCGATTACCCGGTTGGCACCCATGGCGGCCGTGCGGGCGGCGGCCATGGCGACCGTCACCCACACCAGCACGCCCCAGCCGGGCCAGCCGGTGCCGTCCTGCTGCATGCTGGCCAGCAACATGCCCGCGTACGCGAACGGCAACGCGAACACGGTATGCTCGAACTTCACCAGTTCAAGGTAGGTTTTCAAGCGTGATCTTCTGCTGGTTCCCGCGGCGCCTTCACTCACAATGCCGCAGAATACGCCTCCGGACGGCCCGCTGCCCCATACCACGCCCCGTTCTTTTTGCTATAGTGCTCGGGCGCGCGTTGCTTGACGAGGCGTAGCGCAGGCCGGTAGCGCACTTGGTTTGGGACCAAGGGGTCGCAGGTTCGAATCCTGTCGCCTCGACCAGACTGCTCCTCCGGGACAGCACGACGCAGCGCGCCGCACGCGGGATTGGTGTAGTGGTAGCACAGCAGCCTTCCAAGCTTCTGGCCTCGGTTCGAATCCGTGATCCCGCTCCACAGACCGGCCCCCACCCCAGGGGGCCCTTTTTCTTTCTTCGCTCCCCTTCTCCCTCTCTTTTCACTGCCCCCCGCACGCGCCCTTAGCTCAGCTGGATAGAGCAACCGCCTTCTAAGCGGTCGGTCGCAGGTTCGAGTCCTGCAGGGCGCGCCACAGACAGAACCCCCTTCCCACGCGGGCGGGGGGTTCCGTCTGTGGATACGCCGGAGCGGACGTCACACGGACGGCTCTTGCCCAGCCGTTGCCGGTTCCTTCACGCTGGCGGGGCCGCGCCGGGGGCCGGGGACATTCCGCACGCGGGCGCGCGGCAGCATACCGGCATGCCCGCGTCCGCACCACAGCCCGATCAGACGCAGCAGAGCGAAGCGCTGGACTTCCTGCACCTGTACCACACCGAAACCGGACGGCCCGGCCTGCGACAGCGGCAGGCCGAGGTGTACCGGGGCCGCCTGACCCTCAGCACCGAGGAGTTGACCTTCGGCGCGCGGGTCGCGTGGCGCAACAGTACCCGCTGCGTGGGCCGTCTGCCCTGGCAGACGCTGCGCGTGAACGACCTGCGCCACGTGACCGACCACGACGAGGTCTTCGCGCACCTGCTGGCCCACCTGCGCGGCGCGCTGAATGGCGGCCGGATCCTGCCCACCATGAGCGTGTTCGGCCCTGGCGTGCGCATTCACAACGATCAGCTGATCCGTTACGCCGGGTACCGCCAGCCGGACGGCACGGTGATCGGCGACCCGCAGAACACCGACCTGACCGATCACCTGCGCCGCCTGGGCTGGGCGGGCGGCGCCGGAACCCGCTTCGACGTGCTTCCCCTGGCGATCGAGGCACACGGACAGGTGCGGCTGTTCGAACTACCCGCCGACGCGGCGCACGAGGTCCACATCACGCACCCCGACTGCCCGGCCATCGGGAAGTTGGGGCTGCGCTGGCACGCCCTGCCGGTCATCAGCAACCTGACCCTGGAGGTCGCGGGGCAGTCGTTCCAGGCGGCGCCGTTCAACGGCTGGTACCTGCAGACCGAGATCGCCGCGCGCAACCTCAGCGACGAGGACCGGTACGATCAGCTGCCGGCCGTGGCGGCGGCGCTGGGACTCGATACGGCGTCCCGCCGCTCGCTGTGGGTGGACCGCGCGCTGCTGGAACTGAACGTGGCGGTGCTGCACTCCTTCGATCAGGCGGGCGTGCGGATCGCGGATCATCACGCGGTCACGCGGCAGTTCCGGCACTTCGAGGCGCTGGAGGCCCGCGCCGGTCGCCCGGTGCAGGGCCGCTGGTCCTGGCTGGTACCGCCCATGGCGCCGGCCACCACTCCACTGTGGGACCGCCGGTACGACGACCGCGAGGTCCGCCCGAACTTCACGCCGCAGCCGCCCGCCTGGCGGGCGGCGCGGCCCGGTGTGTGCCCGTTTCACCCGTAGCCAGCCCTTCCCCGGCCTGCCGGAGCGGCACGATATCGCTGGGCTCAGCATCGGGAAATAGAAAAACGCCCCGAACCTTGGAAGGCTCGGGGCGTAGTAGACGCAATCTGGTGTTGTCGACGTGACCTATAGAAAGGAGGTGATCCAACCGCACCTTCCGGTACAGTTACCTTGTTACGACTTCACCCCAGTCATGAACCACAGCCTAGACGCCTGCCGTGAGGCTCCCGGCGGTTTCAGCTGCAATTTACTCCCATGGTGTGACGGGCGGTGTGTACAAGGCCCGGGAACGTATTCACCGCGGTATGCTGACCCGCGATTACTAGCGATTCCAACTTCACGGAGTCGAGTTGCAGACTCCGATCTGAACTGGGGACAGGTTTCAGCGATTCGCTCACTCTCGCAAGTTGGCTGCGCGTTGTCCTGCCCATTGTAGCACGTGTGTAGCCCAGGTCGTAAGGACCATGCTGACTAGACGTCATCCCCGCCTTCCTCCTACTTTCATAGGCAGTCCCTCTAGAGTGCCCAACTCAATGCTGGCAACTAAAAGTAGGGGTTGCGCTCGTTGCGGGACTTAACCCAACATCTCACGACACGAGCTGACGACAGCCATGCAGCACCTGTGTCTAGGTTCCCCGAAGGGCACCCTCTCATCTCTGAAAGGTTCCTAGCATGTCAAGACCTGGTAAGGTTCTTCGCGTTGCTTCGAATTAAACCACATGCTCCACCGCTTGTGCGGGCCCCCGTCAATTCCTTTGAGTTTCAACCTTGCGGCCGTACTTCCCAGGCGGTACGTTTATCGCGTTAGCTTCGCCAATCACAGCATCCTGCGATTAGCCAACGTACATCGTTTAGGGTGTGGACTACCCGGGTATCTAATCCGGTTCGCTCCCCACACTTTCGCGCCTCAGCGTCACCTTCTGTCCAAGAACCTGCCTTCGCCATTGGTGTTCCTCCTGGTATCTACGCATTCCACCGCTACACCAGGAATTCCAGTTCTCTCTCCAGAGGTCAAGAATGCCAGTATCCAGTCCATCCCTGCGGTTGAGCCGCAGTCTTTAAAACCAGACTTAACATCCCGCCTACACGCCCTTTACGCCCAGTGATTCCGGGTAACGCTTGCACCCTCCGTATTACCGCGGCTGCTGGCACGGAGTTAGCCGGTGCTATTACTCAGGTACCGTCATCCCGCATAAAGCGTCTTTCGTCCCTGATTCAGAGGTTTACGATCCGAAAACCTTCATCCCTCACGCGGCGTCGCTCCATCAGGCTTTCGCCCATTGTGGAAGATTCCTAACTGCTGCCTCCCGTAGGAGTGGGGCCCGTGTCTCAGTGCCCCTGTGGCCGGCCACCCTCTCAGGCCGGCTATCCGTCGTCGCCTTGGTAGGCCTTTACCCTACCAACTAGCTGATGGAACGCAACCCCATCCCAAAGCAGTAAACCTTTACTGATCCCACAGGAGGGAGCAGCACATCACGTATTAGCGATTCTTTCGAACCGTTATCCGCGACTTTGGGGTAGGTCAGTTACGCGTTACTCACCCGTGCGCCACTACAGTCCGAAGACTGCCGTTCGACTTGCATGTCTTAAGCACGCCGCCAGCGTTCACCCTGAGCCAGGATCAAACTCTCCAAAGAATGGTTCCATAACGCTCCGCAAGCGGAGCGGTATCGATGTGTTTGATGCCTTGCTTGCGCATGGCTGTACTCATCAGAGTACTGTTTTGACTTCGCCCCGAAAGGCTCGGTCCGTTTCACGAATCTGGAGAACACCGGGGGTGGTGTTCCGCTCGCCCAGCCCTGTCGGACTGGCCTGTCATCGTCATTCAACACCAGATTTTCATGCGTCTCAGCGGTCGCCTCGCGGCTTCTCGCTCCCGCCCTTTTTCTCGGGCGAAGGGAACTATATGCCCCCGCGCCCATCCTGTCAACACCCGACCGCCCGACAGACGAACACGCGCCGTCCTCCCCCTCCCGAACCCACCGCCCACCCACCGCCCGGAGCTGTCAGAGACGGGATTCCAGCCGTTCTGCGCCCCGGCCCCGCACGTCAGCCCGGTATGCTGCCGTATGACCACCCCAGGACCGGACCTGACCCGCGCCGTGAACCTCGCCGATCTGGAAGCCCTGGGGCGCGCCGCGCTGGACCAGGGCGCCCTGGAGTACTACGCGAGCGGCGCGAACGACGAACACACCCTGCGAGAGAACCACGCCGCATACGCCCGCGCGCGCCTGCGCCCCCGCATGCTGGCCGACGTGTCGGGCGTGGACACGGCCACCAGCGTGCTGGGCCTGCCGCTGAGCAGTCCCATCGGGATCGCGCCCAGCGCCTTTCACGGACTGGCGCACCCGGACGCCGAGCGCGCCACCGCCCGCGCCGCCCACGCGCGGGGCAGCGTCATGACACTCAGTACCTTCAGCAACACGCCCATCGCCACCGTCGGCGCGGACGCGCAGGGCCGCTTCTGGTTTCAGCTGTACCTGCTGCGCGACCGCGAACTGAGCCGCCAGACCATCGCTCAGGCCGAGGCAGCCGGAGCCCGCGCGCTGGTCTTCACCGTGGACGCCCCGTACCTGGGCCGCCGCGAGGCGAACGAACGCCACCGCTTCGCCCTGCCCGCCCACCTGAGCGCCCCGAACGTCGCCACGCGCGACAGTCTCGCGCAGGTCGAGACGGACAGCGGCTCACAGCTCGCCAACTACTTCCAGCATCTGGTGGACAAGGCCTTCACGTGGCGCGACCTGGACTGGCTGCGCGCCCAGACGCGACTGCCCATCGTCCTGAAAGGCATCCTGACCGCCGAGGACGCCACCCTGGCCGCCGAGCACGGCTGCCACGTCTGGGTCAGCAACCACGGCGGACGGCAACTGGACACCGCCATCAGCAGCTTCGAGGCCCTCCCGGAAATCGTGGACGCCGTCGCCGGGCGCGCCGAGATCTACCTTGACGGCGGCATCACGCGCGGCACGGACGTCCTGAAAGCCGTGGCGCTGGGCGCCCGCGCCGTGTTCCTCGGCCGGGCCGCCCTGTGGGGCCTCGCCGCCGGAGGGCAGGCCGGCGTGGAACGCACCCTGGAGCTGCTGGAAGACGAATTCCGGCTT
The DNA window shown above is from Deinococcus sp. LM3 and carries:
- a CDS encoding alpha-hydroxy acid oxidase, whose translation is MTTPGPDLTRAVNLADLEALGRAALDQGALEYYASGANDEHTLRENHAAYARARLRPRMLADVSGVDTATSVLGLPLSSPIGIAPSAFHGLAHPDAERATARAAHARGSVMTLSTFSNTPIATVGADAQGRFWFQLYLLRDRELSRQTIAQAEAAGARALVFTVDAPYLGRREANERHRFALPAHLSAPNVATRDSLAQVETDSGSQLANYFQHLVDKAFTWRDLDWLRAQTRLPIVLKGILTAEDATLAAEHGCHVWVSNHGGRQLDTAISSFEALPEIVDAVAGRAEIYLDGGITRGTDVLKAVALGARAVFLGRAALWGLAAGGQAGVERTLELLEDEFRLAMALCGAARVEELTPALVRL